A genome region from Nocardioides cynanchi includes the following:
- the glgP gene encoding alpha-glucan family phosphorylase, whose protein sequence is MRAIRRFTVRPVLPPALLALGDLAGNLRWSWHPPTQDVFALVDDEIWESTGHDPVRLLGAVGAERLEELAGDQAFLDRLYEAKADLDAYLGGEGWYTRKAGAEAPHRIAYFSPEFGISAVLPQYSGGLGILAGDHLKAASDLGVPLVGVGLLYHAGYFKQSLSREGWQLEQYPVLDPDELPISLLREANGERAVISIALPDGPELLAKIWVAQVGRVPLLLLDSDVEGNPDHYRDLTDRLYGGTSEHRLRQELLLGVGGVRALRVHARITGASEPEVFHTNEGHAGFLGLERIRELTVEETGPQLDFDTALEVSRASTVFTTHTPVPAGIDRFSRDLIEQYFGTSGAVSGVPLERILALGAEDYQGGDPSVFNMAVMGFRLSQRANGVSQLHGHVSREMFHGLWPAFDEAEVPITSITNGVHAPSWVGREVFALAGRYGADGGSDDADSFWSAVDQIPGADIWAVKRQLRERLVLDARKRLRKSCAARGTPAAECTWVETALDPDVLTIGFARRVPSYKRLTLMLRDPERLKRLLLHPERPIQLIIAGKSHPADDGGKKLIQEMVRFADDPEVRHRIVFLPNYDIAMAQPLYPGCDVWLNNPLRPYEACGTSGMKSALNGGLNLSILDGWWDEWYDGNNGWAIPSADGVEDADRRDDLEATALYDLIENDIAQRFYDVDHDGVPARWIEMVRHTLKSLGPKVLATRMVRDYVRKLYTPAAVTGRALNSDYKGATELAAWKKGVREAWADVRVEHVESHGVGDSPEVGSALTVRAFVALGALTPDDVSVEVVHGVIDGDDELVDTHVIDLTLADSYDGGRYRFDGEVRLARGGSFGYTVRIVPHNSALAGVAEMGLVALP, encoded by the coding sequence GTGCGTGCGATTCGACGGTTCACGGTCCGCCCTGTCCTGCCTCCGGCCCTGCTGGCGCTCGGCGACCTCGCCGGCAACCTGCGCTGGTCCTGGCACCCGCCGACCCAGGACGTCTTCGCCCTGGTCGACGACGAGATCTGGGAGAGCACCGGACACGACCCGGTGCGCCTGCTCGGCGCCGTGGGCGCGGAGCGTCTCGAGGAGCTGGCCGGTGACCAGGCCTTCCTGGACCGCCTCTACGAGGCCAAGGCCGACCTCGACGCCTACCTCGGTGGCGAGGGTTGGTACACCCGGAAGGCCGGTGCCGAGGCGCCGCACCGGATCGCCTACTTCTCACCTGAGTTCGGCATCAGCGCGGTCCTGCCGCAGTACTCCGGCGGTCTCGGCATCCTGGCCGGCGACCACCTGAAGGCCGCCAGCGACCTCGGTGTGCCGCTGGTGGGCGTGGGTCTGCTCTACCACGCGGGTTACTTCAAGCAGTCGCTCTCGCGCGAGGGCTGGCAGCTGGAGCAGTACCCCGTCCTGGATCCCGACGAGCTGCCGATCAGCCTGCTCCGCGAGGCCAACGGCGAGCGGGCCGTGATCTCGATCGCCCTGCCCGACGGTCCCGAGCTGCTGGCCAAGATCTGGGTCGCCCAGGTCGGCCGCGTGCCGCTGCTGCTGCTCGACTCCGACGTCGAGGGCAACCCCGACCACTACCGCGACCTCACCGACCGGCTCTACGGCGGGACCTCCGAGCACCGGCTGCGGCAAGAGCTGCTGCTCGGCGTCGGCGGGGTCCGGGCCCTGCGCGTGCACGCCCGGATCACCGGCGCGTCCGAGCCCGAGGTGTTCCACACCAACGAGGGACATGCCGGCTTCCTGGGCCTGGAGCGGATCCGGGAGCTCACCGTCGAGGAGACCGGCCCGCAGCTGGACTTCGACACCGCGCTCGAGGTCTCCCGGGCCTCGACGGTGTTCACGACCCACACCCCGGTCCCGGCCGGCATCGACCGCTTCTCGCGCGACCTGATCGAGCAGTACTTCGGTACGTCGGGCGCCGTGTCCGGCGTACCCCTGGAGCGGATCCTGGCCCTGGGCGCCGAGGACTACCAGGGCGGCGACCCCAGCGTGTTCAACATGGCGGTGATGGGCTTCCGCCTCTCCCAGCGCGCCAACGGCGTCTCCCAGCTGCACGGTCACGTCAGCCGCGAGATGTTCCACGGGCTGTGGCCCGCCTTCGACGAGGCCGAGGTACCGATCACGTCGATCACCAACGGCGTGCACGCGCCGAGCTGGGTGGGCCGCGAGGTCTTCGCGCTGGCCGGCCGGTACGGCGCGGACGGCGGGTCCGACGACGCCGACTCGTTCTGGAGCGCCGTCGACCAGATCCCGGGTGCGGACATCTGGGCGGTCAAGCGCCAGCTCCGCGAGCGGCTCGTGCTGGACGCGCGGAAGCGGTTGCGCAAGTCCTGCGCCGCGCGTGGCACACCGGCCGCTGAGTGCACCTGGGTGGAGACCGCCCTCGACCCCGACGTGCTGACGATCGGCTTCGCGCGCCGCGTGCCGTCGTACAAGCGGCTGACGCTGATGCTGCGCGACCCCGAGCGGCTCAAGCGGCTCCTCCTGCACCCCGAGCGGCCGATCCAGCTGATCATCGCCGGCAAGTCGCACCCGGCCGACGACGGGGGCAAGAAGCTGATCCAGGAGATGGTCCGCTTCGCCGACGACCCCGAGGTGCGGCACCGCATCGTCTTCCTGCCCAACTACGACATCGCCATGGCCCAGCCGCTCTACCCCGGCTGCGACGTCTGGCTGAACAACCCGCTGCGGCCCTACGAGGCGTGCGGCACCTCCGGCATGAAGTCGGCGCTGAACGGCGGGCTCAACCTGTCGATCCTCGACGGCTGGTGGGACGAGTGGTACGACGGCAACAACGGCTGGGCGATCCCGTCCGCCGACGGTGTCGAGGACGCCGACCGCCGCGACGACCTCGAGGCGACCGCGCTCTACGACCTGATCGAGAACGACATCGCCCAGCGCTTCTACGACGTCGACCACGACGGCGTGCCCGCGCGCTGGATCGAGATGGTCCGGCACACCCTGAAGTCGCTCGGGCCCAAGGTGCTGGCCACGCGGATGGTGCGCGACTACGTCCGCAAGCTCTACACCCCCGCGGCGGTCACCGGCCGGGCCCTGAACTCCGACTACAAGGGCGCCACCGAGCTGGCCGCCTGGAAGAAGGGTGTCCGCGAGGCCTGGGCCGACGTCCGGGTCGAGCACGTCGAGAGCCACGGCGTGGGCGACAGTCCCGAGGTCGGGTCCGCACTGACCGTCCGGGCGTTCGTCGCCCTCGGCGCGCTGACTCCCGACGACGTCTCGGTCGAGGTCGTGCACGGGGTGATCGACGGTGACGACGAGCTCGTCGACACCCACGTCATCGACCTCACCCTGGCCGACTCCTACGACGGCGGCCGCTACCGCTTCGACGGCGAGGTGCGGCTTGCCCGCGGCGGCTCCTTCGGCTACACGGTGCGGATCGTGCCCCACAACAGCGCCCTCGCCGGCGTCGCCGAGATGGGCCTGGTCGCCCTCCCGTAA
- a CDS encoding alpha-1,4-glucan--maltose-1-phosphate maltosyltransferase translates to MVGRIPVMDVMPLVDLGRLAAKATVGEPLPVSATVFREGHDRLGAEVVLVAPDGTRRAPVRMRPDGDVPDRYLAWVAPDTEGAWGFEVQAWSDPLATWSHAAGLKIPAGVDVELMFTEGGLLLDRVVAELDQLDQRADVAADTGVVRAAAKAARDTSRPPEARLAALQAPELMAVLAAHPLRELVTVEGPYPLYADRPRALFSSWYEFFPRSEGASYDADGAVVSGTLRTAAERLDAVAAMGFDVIYLPPIHPIGRVNRKGPNNTLDPKPSDPGSPWAIGSKDGGHDAVHPDLGTLKDFDAFVKKARGLGLEVALDLALQCAPDHPWVSAHPEWFTTQADGSIAFAENPPKKYQDIYPLNFDNDPTGICKEVLRVVRHWMKHGVRIFRVDNPHTKPVAFWEWLLKEVRRTDPDVIFLAEAFTRPAMMRALGAIGFHQSYTYFTWRTAKWEIEDYLREVSRESDHVMRPNFFVNTPDILHAFLQYGGPAAFRIRAVLAATGSPSWGVYAGYELFEHVAVRPGSEEYLDSEKYQIRVRDWAGAEADGRTLAPYLTRLNAVRRDHPALQQLRNVVIHSSDDENVLVFSKGTGAWSRFRSTTEPDDLVIVVVNLDPHGARETMVHLDLPALGLDWHDSLAVHDEITGQDWHWGQHNYVRLDPGVEPAHVLTVRRTS, encoded by the coding sequence ATGGTCGGTCGGATTCCGGTGATGGACGTGATGCCCCTCGTGGATCTGGGGAGGCTCGCGGCGAAGGCGACCGTCGGTGAGCCGCTGCCGGTCAGCGCGACCGTGTTCCGCGAGGGACACGACCGGTTGGGCGCCGAGGTGGTGCTGGTCGCGCCCGACGGCACCCGCCGGGCGCCGGTGCGGATGCGACCGGACGGCGACGTCCCCGACCGCTACCTCGCCTGGGTCGCCCCCGACACCGAGGGCGCCTGGGGCTTCGAGGTGCAGGCGTGGTCCGACCCGCTCGCGACCTGGTCGCACGCCGCCGGCCTGAAGATCCCCGCAGGTGTGGACGTCGAGCTGATGTTCACCGAGGGCGGGCTGCTGCTCGACCGCGTCGTCGCCGAGCTCGACCAGCTCGACCAGCGGGCAGATGTCGCCGCGGACACCGGCGTGGTCCGGGCGGCTGCGAAGGCCGCACGCGACACGTCACGTCCCCCCGAGGCCCGGCTGGCCGCCCTCCAGGCCCCCGAGCTGATGGCGGTGCTGGCCGCCCATCCGTTGCGTGAGCTGGTCACCGTCGAGGGTCCCTACCCGCTCTACGCCGACCGGCCGCGGGCCCTGTTCAGCAGCTGGTACGAGTTCTTCCCGCGCTCCGAGGGCGCGTCGTACGACGCCGACGGCGCCGTGGTCAGCGGCACCCTCCGCACCGCCGCCGAGCGGCTCGACGCCGTGGCCGCGATGGGGTTCGACGTGATCTACCTGCCGCCGATCCACCCGATCGGCCGGGTCAACCGCAAGGGGCCCAACAACACCCTCGACCCCAAGCCGAGCGACCCGGGGTCACCCTGGGCCATCGGCAGCAAGGACGGCGGGCACGATGCCGTCCACCCCGACCTCGGGACCCTCAAGGACTTCGACGCGTTCGTGAAGAAGGCCCGGGGCCTCGGCCTCGAGGTGGCCCTCGACCTGGCGCTGCAGTGCGCGCCCGACCATCCCTGGGTGAGCGCCCATCCCGAGTGGTTCACCACCCAGGCCGACGGCTCGATCGCGTTCGCCGAGAACCCGCCCAAGAAGTACCAGGACATCTATCCCCTGAACTTCGACAACGACCCGACCGGCATCTGCAAGGAGGTGCTCCGGGTCGTCCGGCACTGGATGAAGCACGGCGTGCGGATCTTCCGGGTCGACAACCCGCACACCAAGCCGGTCGCCTTCTGGGAGTGGCTGCTCAAGGAGGTCCGCCGGACCGACCCCGACGTGATCTTCCTGGCCGAGGCCTTCACCCGCCCGGCGATGATGCGCGCCCTCGGCGCGATCGGCTTCCACCAGAGCTACACCTACTTCACCTGGCGCACCGCGAAGTGGGAGATCGAGGACTACCTCCGGGAGGTGTCCCGCGAGTCCGACCACGTGATGCGGCCGAACTTCTTCGTCAACACCCCCGACATCCTGCACGCCTTCCTCCAGTACGGCGGCCCGGCGGCGTTCCGGATCCGGGCGGTGCTCGCCGCCACCGGCTCCCCGAGCTGGGGGGTGTACGCCGGGTACGAGCTGTTCGAGCACGTCGCGGTCCGCCCGGGCAGCGAGGAGTACCTCGACTCCGAGAAGTACCAGATCCGGGTGCGCGACTGGGCTGGGGCGGAGGCCGACGGCCGCACCCTCGCGCCGTACCTCACCCGGCTCAACGCCGTACGACGTGACCACCCGGCCCTGCAGCAGCTGCGCAACGTGGTGATCCACTCCAGCGACGACGAGAACGTCCTGGTGTTCAGCAAGGGCACGGGAGCGTGGTCACGATTCCGCTCGACCACCGAGCCCGACGACCTGGTGATCGTCGTGGTCAACCTCGACCCGCACGGTGCCCGCGAGACGATGGTGCACCTCGACCTGCCGGCGCTGGGCCTCGACTGGCACGACAGCCTGGCCGTGCACGACGAGATCACCGGCCAGGACTGGCACTGGGGCCAGCACAACTACGTCCGGCTGGACCCGGGCGTCGAACCCGCCCACGTGCTGACCGTCCGGAGAACCTCGTGA
- a CDS encoding maltokinase N-terminal cap-like domain-containing protein encodes MTVTGVRPLGVIADSGPRVVVELCELTYDDGTVEHYQLPLALYTEPEHRLDHAFVGWWEDPDSGWTHAYDAVHDREAMAAYLRAFAEPGDGDIVFHRLPGEPIDPHALSTPFTGEQSNSSVAFGEEALLKIFRRVTPGTNPDIEIHDVLTRAGSDNVAALYGWIEVSTGSTNEDGSTNEDGLTNVDGSANGEMFQLGMLQQFLRTASDGWELALASVRNLFAEADLYADEVGGDFAGEATRLGEAVGRIHALLAEHFPTATRSGADQARLGAQMTARLEAALAVVPELAAHAPALRELYDAVAAVPGGDIQRVHGDLHLGQTLRTAKGWKIVDFEGEPARPLAERVEPDSPWRDVAGMLRSFDYAPRVAAMTAGIADDTGAEQRMFRAAEWSARNQTAFLEAYAGHQLTADERTLLTAYVADKAVYECVYEARNRPGWLAIPLAALGQPTHVSNTEGAR; translated from the coding sequence ATGACGGTGACCGGCGTCCGGCCCCTGGGCGTGATCGCCGACTCCGGACCCCGCGTCGTGGTGGAGCTCTGCGAGCTGACGTACGACGACGGCACCGTCGAGCACTACCAGCTCCCGCTGGCCCTCTACACCGAGCCGGAGCACCGCCTCGACCACGCCTTCGTCGGCTGGTGGGAGGACCCCGACAGCGGGTGGACCCACGCCTACGACGCGGTGCACGACCGTGAGGCGATGGCGGCGTACCTGCGGGCCTTCGCCGAGCCGGGCGACGGTGACATCGTGTTCCACCGGCTCCCGGGCGAGCCGATCGACCCCCACGCCCTCTCGACGCCGTTCACCGGCGAGCAGTCCAACTCCTCGGTGGCGTTCGGCGAGGAGGCACTGCTGAAGATCTTCCGCCGGGTGACCCCGGGCACCAACCCCGACATCGAGATCCACGACGTGCTGACCCGAGCCGGCTCGGACAACGTGGCGGCGCTGTACGGGTGGATCGAGGTCTCGACGGGCTCGACCAACGAGGACGGCTCGACCAACGAGGACGGCTTGACCAACGTGGACGGCTCGGCCAACGGTGAGATGTTCCAGCTGGGGATGCTGCAGCAGTTCCTGCGGACCGCCAGCGACGGGTGGGAGCTCGCGCTGGCCAGTGTCCGCAACCTGTTCGCCGAGGCCGACCTGTACGCGGACGAGGTGGGCGGCGACTTCGCCGGCGAGGCCACGCGGCTCGGTGAGGCCGTCGGCCGCATCCATGCCCTGCTGGCCGAGCACTTCCCGACGGCTACCCGCTCGGGTGCCGACCAGGCCCGGCTGGGCGCCCAGATGACGGCCCGGCTCGAGGCCGCGTTGGCCGTCGTACCCGAGCTCGCGGCGCACGCTCCCGCTCTCCGCGAGCTGTACGACGCCGTCGCTGCGGTCCCGGGTGGCGACATCCAGCGCGTGCACGGCGACCTGCACCTGGGCCAGACCCTGCGCACCGCGAAGGGCTGGAAGATCGTGGACTTCGAGGGCGAGCCGGCCAGGCCGCTGGCCGAGCGGGTCGAGCCCGACTCCCCGTGGCGCGACGTCGCCGGGATGTTGCGGTCCTTCGACTACGCACCGCGGGTCGCGGCGATGACCGCCGGCATCGCCGACGACACCGGCGCCGAGCAGCGCATGTTCCGCGCCGCCGAGTGGTCGGCGCGCAACCAGACCGCGTTCCTCGAGGCCTATGCCGGGCATCAGCTCACGGCCGACGAGCGCACGCTGCTGACGGCGTACGTCGCCGACAAGGCCGTCTACGAGTGCGTCTACGAGGCGCGCAACCGCCCCGGCTGGCTGGCGATCCCGCTGGCTGCGCTGGGCCAGCCGACCCATGTGTCGAACACCGAGGGAGCCCGATGA
- the glgB gene encoding 1,4-alpha-glucan branching protein GlgB, whose amino-acid sequence MKQVSRDEIEQLVRGEHGQPHAILGPHPDGDGVTFRIYRPLAQSVTAVLHGGTRVELGHEHEGVWVGEAPVSASSTDGGLALAPGDVPDYRVEVDYGQGPITVDDPYRFLPTLGEMDLHLVNEGRHELLWTVLGARVHHYRASTGDVSGTSFAVWAPSARGVRLEGDFNSWDGREHPMRQLGESGVWELFVPGVGAGTHYKFIVLGADGVWSERADPMAYYAEVPPQTSSVVFESRHEWSDDAWMQRRRDEQPVHAPMSIYEVHLASWRKRDGRVLGYDQLIEELVPYVADLGFSHVELMPIMQHPFGGSWGYHVTSYFAPDSRFGDPDGFRRLVDAFHRAGVGVILDWVPGHFATDAWALARFDGTPLYEDPNPQRGWHKEWGSHIFNFGRREVRNFLYANALYWLEEFHADGLRVDGVASMLYLDYAREEGEWSPNIHGGRENLEAVQFLQEMNATVYKRVPGISTIAEESTSWPGVTSATSADGLGFGFKWNMGWMHDSLNYLAHEPVHRAWHHNDLTFGLTYAFTENFVLPLSHDEVVHGKGSLLRKMPGDRWQQLANLRAYLAFMWAHPGKQLLFMGCEIGQESEWAESRELDWWLLDHPEHLGVHHMVKDLNAAYAASPAVWSRDEDPASFEWIDANDAGRNTFSFIRRGASTGSTDSGGEVVCVSNFSAVPHSEFRLGLPVAGEWHEVLNTDAASYSGSGVGNLGSVTAHPEPHGGQPAHATIVVPPLATIWLRRA is encoded by the coding sequence ATGAAGCAGGTGTCGCGCGACGAGATCGAGCAGCTGGTCCGCGGGGAGCACGGGCAGCCGCATGCGATCCTGGGCCCCCATCCCGACGGGGACGGGGTGACCTTCCGGATCTACCGGCCGCTGGCGCAGTCGGTGACCGCGGTGCTGCACGGTGGGACCCGCGTGGAGCTGGGCCACGAGCACGAGGGCGTGTGGGTCGGCGAGGCCCCGGTCTCGGCGAGCTCGACGGACGGGGGGCTCGCCCTGGCGCCCGGTGACGTGCCCGACTACCGGGTCGAGGTCGACTACGGCCAGGGCCCGATCACCGTCGACGATCCCTACCGCTTCCTGCCCACGCTCGGCGAGATGGATCTGCACCTGGTCAACGAGGGCCGTCACGAGCTGCTCTGGACCGTGCTGGGCGCGCGGGTGCACCACTACCGCGCCTCGACCGGCGACGTGTCGGGCACGTCGTTCGCGGTCTGGGCGCCGAGCGCCCGGGGGGTGCGCCTCGAGGGCGACTTCAACAGCTGGGACGGTCGGGAGCACCCGATGCGCCAGCTGGGCGAGTCGGGGGTGTGGGAGCTGTTCGTGCCCGGGGTCGGCGCCGGCACCCACTACAAGTTCATCGTGCTCGGCGCGGACGGCGTGTGGAGCGAGCGGGCCGACCCGATGGCCTACTACGCCGAGGTGCCGCCGCAGACCTCCAGCGTCGTCTTCGAGTCCCGGCACGAGTGGAGCGACGACGCGTGGATGCAGCGGCGCCGAGACGAGCAGCCGGTGCACGCGCCGATGTCGATCTACGAGGTGCACCTGGCGTCGTGGCGCAAGCGCGACGGCCGGGTGCTGGGCTACGACCAGCTGATCGAGGAGCTGGTCCCCTACGTCGCCGACCTGGGCTTCAGCCACGTCGAGCTGATGCCGATCATGCAGCATCCCTTCGGCGGCTCGTGGGGCTACCACGTGACGTCGTACTTCGCTCCGGACTCGCGCTTCGGCGACCCCGACGGGTTCCGCCGGCTCGTCGACGCCTTCCACCGCGCCGGGGTCGGGGTGATCCTGGACTGGGTGCCCGGTCACTTCGCCACCGACGCGTGGGCGCTGGCGCGCTTCGACGGCACACCGCTCTACGAGGACCCCAACCCGCAGCGCGGCTGGCACAAGGAGTGGGGCTCGCACATCTTCAACTTCGGCCGCCGGGAGGTGCGCAACTTCCTGTACGCCAACGCCCTCTACTGGCTCGAGGAGTTCCACGCCGACGGGCTGCGGGTCGACGGCGTCGCCTCGATGCTCTACCTCGACTACGCGCGCGAGGAGGGCGAGTGGAGCCCCAACATCCACGGCGGTCGGGAGAACCTCGAGGCCGTGCAGTTCCTCCAGGAGATGAACGCCACCGTCTACAAGCGGGTCCCGGGCATCTCCACGATCGCCGAGGAGTCGACCTCCTGGCCGGGCGTCACGTCCGCGACGTCGGCGGACGGCCTGGGCTTCGGCTTCAAGTGGAACATGGGGTGGATGCACGACAGCCTGAACTACCTCGCCCACGAGCCCGTGCACCGCGCCTGGCACCACAACGACCTGACCTTCGGGCTCACCTACGCCTTCACCGAGAACTTCGTGCTCCCGCTCAGCCACGACGAGGTCGTGCACGGCAAGGGCTCCCTGCTACGGAAGATGCCGGGTGACCGGTGGCAGCAGCTGGCCAACCTGCGCGCCTACCTCGCCTTCATGTGGGCCCACCCCGGCAAGCAGCTGCTCTTCATGGGCTGCGAGATCGGTCAGGAGTCGGAGTGGGCCGAGTCGCGCGAGCTGGACTGGTGGCTCCTCGACCACCCCGAGCACCTCGGCGTGCACCACATGGTCAAGGACCTCAACGCCGCCTACGCCGCCTCGCCGGCCGTATGGTCGCGTGACGAGGACCCCGCGTCGTTCGAGTGGATCGACGCCAACGACGCCGGTCGCAACACCTTCTCGTTCATCCGGCGCGGGGCCTCGACAGGCTCGACCGACAGTGGTGGCGAGGTGGTCTGCGTGAGCAACTTCTCGGCCGTCCCGCACTCCGAGTTCCGGCTCGGCCTGCCCGTGGCCGGCGAGTGGCACGAGGTGCTCAACACCGACGCCGCGTCGTACTCGGGCTCGGGCGTCGGGAACCTGGGCTCGGTCACCGCCCACCCCGAGCCGCACGGCGGTCAGCCGGCCCACGCCACGATCGTGGTCCCGCCGCTGGCCACGATCTGGCTCCGCCGGGCCTGA
- a CDS encoding NUDIX hydrolase, giving the protein MSDQPEQPTLTDGEVTLRPWRDDDVDEAVAGHDEVIAHWFGWPADGVTAERMQRAIRDWRTGYADDRAVIAFAIEVDGTLAGSVDVRRREAGVGELSWALYSGRRGRGVATRAVRLLADWSLTDAGQGGLGYSRVEAKVEPGNEASLRVATRAGLRREGVRRVEPGTGDRAETTSYVVLARLAGDPPLSEPTAFRALLNSFLPRKRAISQLLVRDDAGRVLLCQLTYKRDWDLPGGVVEVGESPRLAAAREIHEELALDLEAGDLVLTDWLPPWGGWDDAVCLVFDGGTHDPALVDTMVLQTREIRSAEFVTLEQVRERCADFTARRIETAIGNAQAGLSSYVESGSSPTTA; this is encoded by the coding sequence GTGAGTGATCAGCCCGAGCAGCCGACCCTCACCGACGGCGAGGTGACGCTCCGCCCCTGGCGCGACGACGACGTCGACGAGGCGGTCGCGGGTCACGACGAGGTCATCGCCCACTGGTTCGGTTGGCCGGCCGACGGGGTGACGGCCGAGCGGATGCAGCGGGCGATCCGTGACTGGCGGACGGGGTACGCCGACGACCGGGCGGTGATCGCCTTTGCGATCGAGGTCGACGGCACCCTGGCCGGGAGCGTCGACGTCCGGCGCCGGGAGGCCGGCGTCGGCGAGCTCTCGTGGGCTCTCTACTCCGGCCGGCGGGGACGCGGTGTGGCCACCCGGGCCGTCCGCCTCCTGGCCGACTGGAGCCTGACCGACGCCGGGCAGGGCGGCCTCGGCTACTCCCGGGTCGAGGCGAAGGTGGAGCCCGGCAACGAGGCATCGCTGCGGGTGGCGACCCGGGCCGGGCTGCGCCGCGAGGGTGTCCGCCGGGTCGAGCCGGGCACGGGTGACCGCGCCGAGACCACGTCGTATGTCGTCCTGGCCCGGCTGGCCGGTGACCCGCCGCTCTCCGAGCCCACGGCGTTCCGGGCCCTCCTCAACTCCTTCCTGCCCCGCAAGCGGGCGATCAGCCAGCTGCTGGTCCGCGACGACGCCGGGCGGGTGCTCCTCTGCCAGCTGACCTACAAGCGCGACTGGGACCTCCCGGGCGGCGTCGTCGAGGTCGGTGAGTCACCGCGCCTGGCCGCCGCCCGCGAGATCCACGAGGAGCTCGCGCTCGACCTCGAGGCCGGCGACCTGGTGCTCACCGACTGGCTGCCACCGTGGGGAGGCTGGGACGACGCGGTCTGCCTGGTGTTCGACGGCGGCACCCACGACCCGGCCCTGGTCGACACGATGGTGCTCCAGACCCGGGAGATCCGCAGCGCCGAGTTCGTCACCCTCGAGCAGGTCCGCGAGCGGTGTGCCGACTTCACCGCACGCCGGATCGAGACCGCCATCGGTAACGCCCAAGCGGGACTTTCGTCCTATGTCGAGAGCGGGTCCTCGCCAACGACGGCGTGA